One Polyangia bacterium genomic window carries:
- a CDS encoding c-type cytochrome: MTFSRIVPALLFTGVVIAGGACSSSSNSSAKDAGSGGSGSGGATTGTGGAGGASATGGAGGSSSDAGPTDTGADVATDVAGDGGGLTATQMRGQYLTSLLGCVNCHTPKLTGGALDTANLFAGVDCTADASGNCLSTPNLTPDATGIMSLTDQQLKDAFQKGMRPAAAADAGAATFLFANMPYYQYANLSADDASAIVAYLRQLVPVVHKVKDNAGTSATPPTAAQWTPADPTMLPAPGATAPADAANGKYLATLMCATCHTVNTAATAPLHIDETKGFQGGKTSSITGDGGTMMFQSANLTPDMTGIMGWMVSDVVTAIKMAKDKMGKTLCSPMRANATITDADATAVADYLLSLPAVANPAVMACMARM, translated from the coding sequence ATGACCTTTTCCCGAATCGTCCCCGCTTTATTGTTCACTGGCGTCGTCATCGCCGGTGGTGCTTGCAGTTCCAGCTCCAATTCCAGCGCGAAAGACGCCGGCAGCGGCGGCTCGGGCTCCGGTGGCGCGACCACCGGCACCGGCGGCGCGGGCGGTGCGAGCGCCACCGGAGGCGCCGGCGGCAGCAGCAGCGATGCGGGGCCGACCGACACCGGCGCGGACGTGGCGACTGATGTGGCCGGCGACGGTGGCGGCCTGACCGCGACGCAGATGCGCGGTCAGTATTTGACCAGCCTTCTCGGGTGCGTGAATTGCCACACCCCGAAACTGACCGGCGGCGCGCTGGACACGGCCAACCTTTTCGCCGGCGTCGATTGTACCGCCGACGCCAGCGGCAATTGCTTGAGCACGCCGAACCTGACGCCCGACGCGACCGGCATCATGAGCCTGACCGATCAGCAATTGAAAGACGCTTTCCAAAAAGGCATGCGTCCCGCCGCGGCGGCCGACGCCGGCGCAGCGACGTTTCTCTTTGCCAACATGCCGTACTATCAGTATGCGAACCTCAGCGCCGACGACGCCAGCGCCATCGTCGCCTATCTTCGCCAGCTGGTGCCGGTGGTGCACAAGGTGAAGGACAACGCGGGGACGTCTGCCACGCCGCCGACCGCCGCGCAGTGGACGCCGGCCGATCCGACGATGTTGCCGGCGCCCGGAGCCACCGCGCCGGCCGACGCGGCCAACGGAAAGTATCTGGCCACGCTCATGTGCGCCACGTGCCATACGGTCAACACCGCGGCCACCGCGCCGCTACACATCGACGAGACCAAGGGCTTCCAGGGCGGCAAGACATCGAGCATCACCGGCGACGGCGGCACGATGATGTTCCAGAGCGCCAACCTCACGCCGGACATGACCGGAATCATGGGCTGGATGGTCAGCGACGTCGTCACCGCCATCAAGATGGCCAAGGATAAAATGGGCAAGACGTTGTGCTCGCCGATGCGGGCCAATGCCACCATCACCGACGCCGATGCGACGGCGGTGGCCGATTACTTGCTGTCGCTGCCCGCGGTGGCGAACCCCGCGGTGATGGCCTGCATGGCCCGCATGTAG
- a CDS encoding enoyl-CoA hydratase-related protein: protein MTEPLVQCQDAAGPIATVTVDRPQAMNALNAPTLELLRETFAALASAPGVRCVILTGAGEKAFVAGADIKAMESLTSEQARALAELGHAVGDAIEALPAPVIAAVNGFALGGGCELALACDFVHAAQTARFGQPEVNLGIIPGFGGTQRLARRVGIGRARELIYSGRVIDADEALRIGLVNGVHPPAELLSRVRAIAESIAAKAPLAVTEAKRAIRQGADRPLSEAHAIERRLFAGLFDTADRREGMRAFVEKRPPKWTAR from the coding sequence ATGACTGAGCCGTTGGTGCAATGTCAGGACGCTGCCGGGCCGATTGCCACCGTAACCGTGGATCGCCCGCAGGCCATGAACGCCTTGAACGCGCCCACTCTGGAGTTGCTGCGCGAGACCTTCGCCGCCTTGGCCTCCGCGCCTGGGGTTCGCTGCGTGATCCTGACCGGCGCTGGGGAAAAAGCGTTCGTCGCCGGCGCCGACATCAAGGCCATGGAAAGCCTGACCTCCGAGCAAGCGCGGGCGCTGGCCGAGCTAGGACACGCCGTGGGTGACGCCATCGAGGCGCTGCCGGCGCCGGTGATCGCCGCGGTGAACGGGTTCGCTCTGGGTGGCGGTTGCGAGCTGGCCCTGGCCTGCGACTTCGTGCACGCCGCCCAAACTGCCCGCTTTGGTCAGCCCGAGGTGAACCTGGGCATCATCCCCGGTTTTGGCGGCACGCAACGCCTGGCCCGCCGCGTGGGGATCGGACGGGCGCGCGAGCTGATTTACAGCGGCCGGGTGATCGACGCCGACGAGGCGCTGCGCATCGGCCTGGTCAACGGCGTGCATCCGCCCGCCGAACTTTTGTCGCGCGTGCGCGCCATCGCCGAGAGCATCGCCGCCAAAGCGCCGCTGGCGGTGACGGAAGCGAAGCGGGCCATTCGCCAGGGCGCCGATCGCCCTCTTTCGGAAGCGCACGCCATCGAACGGCGACTGTTCGCTGGTCTTTTCGACACCGCCGATCGACGGGAAGGCATGCGCGCGTTTGTGGAAAAGCGGCCGCCGAAGTGGACCGCGCGCTGA
- a CDS encoding DMT family transporter: MTASETNTGGSIKRGVALAFVAAGLFGVTAPLLQKASVGASPLFSGSLLYLGAALGAGLRVVPRSGGHNQGSARALLAPPSLLRLLMVALVGAALAPALLVRGLGRTDAATASLLLALEAPFTLLLAWLFMREHIGGRVLFAALAIFAGGAALVVGSLRADNAGWSAGLVAAAAFAWAVDNLLSRPLADHDPVLVVVGKGIMGGTASGVVALLAGQTPPSPGAALALLLLGAVSFGVSLQFYLRAQKIVGVGRTASVFGVSPFIGVVAAVALGAPWPGVQLPIAAGLIGLGLWLHLSERHAHRHQHEAIEHEHWHRHDDGHHDHQHDPMPSDAHSHPHHHDAIAHAHEHSEDLHHRHPH, encoded by the coding sequence ATGACGGCCAGCGAAACCAACACCGGTGGGTCGATCAAACGCGGTGTCGCGCTGGCGTTTGTGGCGGCTGGCTTGTTCGGCGTGACTGCGCCGCTGCTGCAAAAAGCCAGCGTGGGGGCAAGTCCGCTTTTCTCAGGTTCGCTGCTTTATCTCGGCGCTGCGCTGGGTGCCGGCCTGCGCGTGGTTCCGCGGTCAGGCGGGCACAACCAGGGCAGCGCCCGCGCCTTGCTGGCGCCGCCCTCTTTGCTGCGGCTTTTGATGGTGGCGCTGGTCGGCGCGGCGCTGGCGCCGGCGCTGCTGGTGCGCGGGCTGGGACGAACCGACGCGGCGACGGCGTCGCTGCTGCTGGCCTTGGAGGCGCCGTTCACCTTGCTGCTGGCCTGGCTGTTCATGCGCGAGCACATCGGCGGTCGGGTGTTGTTCGCCGCGCTGGCCATCTTTGCCGGCGGCGCCGCGCTGGTGGTTGGTTCGTTGCGCGCCGACAACGCCGGGTGGAGCGCCGGGTTGGTGGCGGCGGCGGCGTTCGCCTGGGCGGTGGACAATCTGCTGTCGCGGCCGCTGGCCGATCACGATCCGGTGCTGGTGGTGGTGGGCAAAGGAATCATGGGCGGTACAGCGTCCGGCGTCGTCGCGCTGCTCGCTGGGCAGACCCCGCCGTCGCCGGGCGCGGCGCTGGCCCTGCTGCTGCTGGGGGCGGTTAGCTTTGGCGTCAGCCTGCAGTTCTATCTGCGCGCGCAGAAGATCGTCGGCGTCGGCCGCACGGCGTCCGTCTTTGGCGTGTCGCCCTTCATCGGCGTGGTGGCGGCGGTGGCGCTGGGCGCGCCCTGGCCCGGCGTACAGCTTCCGATCGCGGCGGGTCTGATCGGCCTTGGCCTGTGGCTGCACCTGTCCGAACGCCACGCCCACCGTCATCAGCACGAAGCCATCGAACACGAGCACTGGCACCGGCACGACGACGGGCACCACGATCACCAGCACGATCCCATGCCCTCCGACGCACACAGCCACCCGCATCATCACGACGCCATCGCGCACGCGCACGAGCACAGCGAGGATCTGCACCACCGCCACCCGCACTGA
- a CDS encoding TerB family tellurite resistance protein, producing the protein MALCLIPVTVVAGALTASFRVLRRLATLRRAEFSVSTTEVRPGDTFEARATVVPRAARAVTVEAHLTCTMFDHRPHELYASTRRMTATPAAASQYAVDLVLPEYALRTGRVGDSTTVAENAHRMLVVWTVDFEVRSAGGTLLHRRSRAFEVPRGRRLKTQLRRMSLLAIDTFSSIRNDMLFNWLVHLAACDGPITPAERTQLYELVSEMVGMADLEDASVRVERELQRRLVIDGLFLHRYVPLEQRLEFYRALLTLALTDGPLVDKEMTFLFESAKVLGISDEDVKTIEAEVALARQANAN; encoded by the coding sequence TTGGCGCTCTGCTTGATCCCGGTGACCGTCGTGGCAGGCGCGCTGACGGCCAGCTTTCGGGTGTTGCGCCGCCTGGCCACCTTGCGGCGGGCCGAATTCTCGGTTTCCACCACCGAGGTGCGACCGGGCGACACATTCGAGGCGCGCGCCACGGTGGTGCCGCGCGCGGCGCGGGCGGTGACGGTCGAGGCCCACCTGACCTGCACCATGTTCGATCACCGGCCGCACGAACTTTATGCCAGCACCCGCCGGATGACAGCGACGCCAGCGGCCGCCAGTCAGTACGCCGTCGATCTGGTTCTGCCCGAGTACGCGCTGCGCACCGGCCGCGTTGGCGACAGCACGACGGTGGCCGAGAACGCCCACCGGATGCTGGTGGTGTGGACCGTCGATTTCGAGGTGCGATCGGCGGGCGGCACGTTGCTGCACCGCCGTTCGCGCGCCTTCGAGGTGCCGCGCGGGCGGCGCCTCAAGACCCAGCTGCGTCGCATGAGCCTGCTGGCCATCGACACGTTCTCGTCCATTCGGAACGACATGCTGTTCAACTGGCTGGTGCATCTGGCCGCTTGCGACGGGCCGATCACGCCGGCCGAACGCACCCAGCTTTACGAGCTGGTGTCCGAGATGGTGGGCATGGCGGATCTGGAAGACGCCAGCGTCCGCGTCGAGCGCGAGCTGCAGCGGCGGCTGGTCATCGACGGTCTTTTCCTGCACCGCTATGTCCCGCTGGAACAGCGGCTGGAGTTTTATCGGGCGCTGCTGACGCTGGCGTTGACCGACGGGCCCTTGGTCGACAAGGAGATGACCTTCCTGTTCGAATCGGCCAAGGTCCTGGGCATCAGCGACGAAGACGTCAAGACCATCGAAGCGGAGGTGGCCCTTGCCCGCCAGGCCAACGCCAACTAG